A segment of the Lycium ferocissimum isolate CSIRO_LF1 chromosome 5, AGI_CSIRO_Lferr_CH_V1, whole genome shotgun sequence genome:
gatgatgttaaaaaaaaaattgttgcactCATTCatcggaaaaaaaattatatactcGTCAATATTTGAACAACCTTACTAAAATTTGGCCCTGAGAAATTCCAAACTGATCCATatcataagaaataaaaaaaaaaaaaaaaaggatcaaaggaaataaagggataaaaaaaaggaaaagaacccAATCATTAAAGAATCCGTTTCCTTTCCGCGTCCAATAATTAATGCTTAACCTAAAGGAAAAcagaaacaaaaaggaaaagcaaaATAAAGACGTATGCAGCTTGAATATGAGTTGGCAATTTGGCATAGCATATGCACAAAACTGTAATTTACCGGAGCCCACTTCTAAACCGTGTACTAGTGTAGTCAAAGCCAAACCCCTTCACCGTTAATTTGGGGTTATTTGCACTTTTGGCTCTATTTTgtgctgatctttaatttttatccttcaatacaaataatttttttgtggggtcataagtttatattctTATATCATAATATTCCACAAATTATCTTTCTCGCGTTCTTAAACAGCTTCTGTCCTGCTAGGTAGAAATTCAATTTTGAAGGACAAGATTAAGGACCAGccaatttgaagggaaaactgtgcaatttcttctggatcatttgcacttttgtccctttCTTGTGCTGGTATTTAATATTTGCCTCTCAAGACAAATGACTTTTTCATgagacataaatttatatttttgaatcataatatttcacaagttatGTCTCACACACTTACagcctgtttggatggacttatggcttataagctaaaagtaAATCCTaacttttgacttatttttactATTCATCTTAATAACAAGTCTTAagagtaatttttttattttacccaaaTACTACAAGACTACTTAAAcactattttgacttaaaaattgtcaatccaaacaggctcataaaaagctttttttttttttttggtaacttgCTGTTAAAAAACTTACTAGgcataaaattcaattttgaGGAAaggcaaaccgtgcaatttcttctagtcaaaccaaaaccccttgaaattaaaaagaaaaaaaagaaaaagaaaaaagaaaccaaTTGCATTTCGCCGTTTAATTTACCCAAAACCAGTCTGCCACGCTAATCTGCGGGTCCCACCCGACCCATCGTCTTTACACGCTTTTTCttatctctctttttcttcattctttttatctctctttttcttcattcttttctctctcttttaatTATAGTTTTCTTCCCTTTGCTCTCTCTGCAAATTCCAAATAACCAAATTTTTCAACAACTGGgtttcatatttcctttcaaatttctaTAATCCCAGGTAAAAGAAAAACTCAATTTTGGTTTGGGATTGCATGAAGATATATACAAAAGAGTGAATTGAAATTTCGcctgtcaaaaaaaaaaaatgttgggtccttttcttgattttgctCAATTTACCCTTTTACCCTTTTCAAACACCATGTCTCATCGTGTTCTCATCGGTGGTAATCATACCTCTGCTCGTTTTTGTTCCCGGTAATAtaatcctttcttttttgttttccaattttAGCTTTCCCCTCattaattctttatttctcattttgggtgcctcctttttctttatcctaaccaaaataaaataaaatacattgttgatattgatatttgaGAAAGTAAAAGGTGTGATTTTAATGGATCATAGTACGGGAAAACCGGGATTTGTTAGGAATGTTTTGGTACGTTTGTGtattttttgtgttgtgatTGTTTGTTGTCGGTTTGCTTATGTTGTTACTCTCAAAGGTGAAACATGTGACCTCGGCGATTTTTGTTTCTTCGCTTTGCCGGAAAATTTAAACGTTATTTCCGGCGTCGGCCAGCTGGCTGAGTCTATATCAGCCAGCATGACGGAGGATGCCGGAAATAACGCTCCGGCGAAGCCCAAAAAAAGTGGGCCCATACCGGAATTATGGGCCCacaaagatttccaaaaattggcCCAATTTTATTCATCAGTGTTTCAAGATCTTGTTTCTGAAGGGTTTTTAAACCCGAATTCGAAGACCCTTTGTGTTGAAACACAAAAGGGTGCTGATGTTTTTGCTTTAAGGGAAATTGGGATTGAAGATTCTGTTGGGATTTATAAGAAAGGTTTAAAGCCTTTGGTTATTACAAGTAAAGGTGGTAAATATCCGTTTGATGATGAGACTTTTGATTTCGTGTTTTCGGGTAATGGAATGATCGATAAGTCATTGAAACCGGGGGATTTTGCTTCGGAGATATGTAGGACATTGAAACCCGAAGGGTTTTTGGTGGTTCATACAGGTTCTAAAGATACGTATAGTTTCAATTCATTCCTTCATTTGTTTAATTGTTGTACATTGGTTAAGACTAGGAATATCGATGATTCAAGTATGAGTGATTCAAGTGTGAGTAGCATACGTGAGATTGTTATGAAAAAGGTCGCTGGAGACGTATATAATGTTGATGAAGTGAGGGGTGATTCGAAGAACAAATGTAATGTTCCGGATTATAAAATGAAGCTGATAAGAAATGCTGAGCCTTTGATTAAAGAGGAACCGAAAAAACCATGGATTACACTAAAGAAGAACGCACAGAGTATACAGTATTTGCCATCGATGGCGGATATCAGTTTTAAGCAGAGgtatgtgtatgttgatgttggatcgAGGAGTTATGGTTCGAGCATTGTGAGTTGGTTTAAGAAACAGTATCCGAAGCAAAACAAGACGTTTGAGATATACGCGGTTGAGGCTGACAAGACGTTCCACGGGCAGTATAAGGAGAAGAAAGGGGTTACTTTGTTGCCGTATGCAGCTTGGGTGAGGAACGAGACATTGTCGTTTGAGATTAATCAAGATCCTGGTCATAAAGATGTTCCGAAAGGGAGAGGAATGGGAAGAATTCAACCTGTTGAATCGTCTGGTGAGGCTGCGAGTGAGGTGGATTTGATACAAGGTTTTGACTTTGCAGAATGGTTGAAAAGTGCGGTATCGGAGAAGGATTATGTGGTAATGAAGATGGATGTTGAAGGAACTGAATTTGAGCTGATTCCAAGATTGATTGAAACTGGGGCAATTTGTTTGATTGATGAAGTGTTTCTTGAATGCCATTATAATAGGTGGCAGAAATGTTGCCCTGGTGAGAGATCATCCAAGTATCAGAATACATATGGACAGTGTTTGGATCTCTTTACTTCTCTAAGAGAAAGTGGAGTTCTTGTTCATCAATGGTGGTGATGTGATCATCAAATCAATAATCCAGTGTAGTTTTTTCACTAGCTTTAGTGTTTTACTTAATTCTTCTCTTTGTAGTTCTCTCACTCAACAGGGGAAAAATTCTCTCTTTTACTTCCAATTTTTTCATCTGTATTTACTGTTTGTCTCATATTAAAGACTCACGTTCAATTTGGTTAATCATTTGCTTCTCCAAGGTCATTTTGAGCTAAAAACTATGGTTTAGAATCATGGTAACTAAAATAAAACACTAATCAGTTATACTTgaagtgttcattgatgatatttctTTCCTCTTTCAATTCAAACAAGTTGGGATTGGGATAAATTCTAACGGATGTGGAGTTAAATTCTAATGGATGTTCATGTTAGATTGATCATATTCCAACATAGTACTACAACACAATTACTTTTTAAGAACAGAAGGAACCATATATCTAATCAAGTTGTATATGTAGCTTTCTCGAGAAAATGGTATGCTTAAATTTAGATATTTCAAAGGAACATAACAAAATTTCTTCCAGTGATCTCTTTgttttgtaaaaatattaaaGAGTTGAGATGATCTTGGTaaccaaagaaaaaaagcaCTAATCAGTTATACTTGAAGTGAAGCTCATGATGATATTGCATTCCTCTATTTAGTTCAAAGTAGTTGGGATTGCGATAAATTCTTATGGATGTGGAGTTAGTATTTGTGTGTAAGACTTTCTCTTCTCTACTCGATGCTCTTCTGCGTTGTCTTTTTCGATTCTAGGATACTCGTATATGAAGGAAGTATCTAGGACCTCAATTATTACTATTATAACTTGAAGTATGCGATACTAATTAATCTGAGCTGTAGAAATAAACTTTGAGAAACAGGGCACGTAGTCCGAGGCTTGGACACTTgtttgaagaaaagaaacttTGCTTGCTTACCTCAATTACGTAAACTGATGGTCTTCTGCTTCCAGATTAGTTAATTTACAATAGACaaaggaaaagggaaaaggacCGGTCAGCTAATTGTATAGTTAATGTAAGCGAGATCCGAATAAAATTCATTTAGAAATTTAATTAGAAATAAATTGTCAATCAGCATCATGCTATAGGCAAAGAGCGGATAAGGAGGCAAGGCCCTCATCTTCCTCATATCTTGCTCATCCGACGTAGCATGAATCATCGAATATGCACTAAAAAAAAgtaatgttttaaaaaattcgTGATTTATTAGTGAATCGGTGACATCGATAAAAGTTAGAAATTTGATTCTCCTTCCTCACTTTTTTGGATTCACTattattttggtcatttttgtGTTGTACAAGTTTGCCCTTCGGAAATGGGCCATTTTCTCACGATAGTTTGGCTCCTTTTGAAAAAGTTGCTGcctttatgccatcgaactatagaaaTGGCTATTTATGCCAACTATGTTGGTTTATTTTTTGTATCATGAACttgaattaataaaaaaaatgcaatATTTCATTAATACAATATCATAACTCTTCAATGGTTGTGAGTGGGTAAGgtgaattttttattaatttgatatttaaaattttctcaATGTTTAATTGAGCATGTCCTCTAATTCGAGGCCAcatgtcatatctggtattataaatcggcattaataaaaaatggcatgATGAGTCATTTATTTTGCGATGGCAATTCCAaaatattgatgagtggcataaatccATTCGATGGCGTAaatgatatttcttcttcatggCTAAATAGAAGTTGCAAAGAATGGTTTCCATAATGAACCATTTCAATAGTTGGAATAAGATAATTCTTTCGTTTTGGATAATTCAATTAATATTGTTGTTAAATCTGTATTTTGATTGTCATACTAGAAAAATAAGCTTTCTAAGAATAACCTTGATAATCAAAGCGAGGAAGCAAGGTTAAACACAAAAATGGATCCAGAGTTTTAAGTTAATTAACGGGAAGTATATATTATTCTTAAAAGAATTTTAACGATATACGTAGTTCAATGGACTGAAGCAGATGCAACAAACCCCCCACCGTCATGTAAATATATCATTTGCCACAAGGGTTAAAGTTCCTTAACTTGTATAAAGTCAAACCCAATTTTCATTACTATGAATTTAGCAACCTACATCAACTACATCTATATATAGAGATGAAGGGAAACAGGGATAAAGCACGGGGAGAAAGTAAAACAATTAAAGGATACCAATTGAGGGCTGCATGGTGACTATGGGGAGTTGTATTTATCCCATGAGAATATGATCCGTCCAAATCAATCGGACTTGGAGGGGTGAGGCTGGGGATGGGAAGTGCACAAATTTCTGTTTTCAGGACACTATTTTCGAAAATATACGAATTTTGTAAAGTTAGCCAACTCAAAGTCAACTGCAGAATTGTTGGGTCTGAAGTTGAAATCACAAATTTTTTAGAGTTTTAAATGCAAGGCCTAACTTCAGACCTTTGAAATTTGGATACAACTCAAATTTAAACCTTGGAGGTTTGAATTTTAATTATGGCAGAACCTAACTTCAGACTCGACAGTCataaaaagaagaggagaaataAGGGGAGCTGAAGAGGGAAGAGGAAGCCAATGAAGACGAATAAGGGGAGGAGAAAGAAGCTGTAGCTGCATCCTGCATGAGTGGTGTGTGTGGAATGATATGTAGTCTATGATTAGTGTATGTTTGTATTGTATATCTTATGTCTCACTGGATATACTGTGATATACACACGACATACAAATACATGCAAACGATATACGAAATACATACAACGCCGCTGCATACAGTTTGGAAGCGACCATTTAATTTCATTACCAATTTGAATCTTTTGGAGTGAAGCAAATTGACTGTCCCTAATTTTGTGAGATTTGTTGGAGGTTATATATGTTTTTTATAAAACTATTGctagtttttttaaaatatgattcTAGCATTACATAAGGTAATTAGGATCCTAATTTTGTACCGCTTGGTAAAATGTGATGTACTCACTCCACACCATTTAATAAGAAAATGACCTTACAAAGTTTTTGTCCGATAATAAGTGTCGCGACAAAGAAAGATAAATTGACTAGATTTTCcaattcaaaatacatcaaaataaagtaacatataattgatgattgaaaaaatcacataataacttggtattgttagattcccaatgtcaaaaggtttacttcttgtgcatgctctaatcaagaggtaaaagtaaattgtttttattatataggggcaATTTAGTAAaattcacattgcattattggttcttaatatgcgtgtttttggctaaggtgacatttattatggaatggagggagtattatttagcCTAAATAAACCCATCCATTTTAACCTACTCAGTTGTAGTCCAGCCTGCTCATTTGATTAAGGCCAATTGACTgccataatgcataatgatgaGAGCTCTTTGTCTGACTGATTTTGCATGGCCTGCAAGTTTGATGAtaaacaaagaaataatttttgtaaatctGTTCTGATTTGCTTATAGGGAATCAGTCAAACCCCTTCATAACTGGAATCTCCTTGGAAATGATATAAGTGGAACCTTGATTCCATGGAATGATGACTTTCAACTCCCgagcagaggcggatctaggatttagaGGTGACGGGTgccacaattttcttcaatatgcatcttgttaggaacgtgtatttggatctctttttagtttattcgggtcaacttaataggcttttttttatttgcaaatatgaaaattacatctcaaaaattaagaaacgaacataattagcatcttaaacaaggaatcatACTCATTAGCACACATTAACAAcagaagtaaaatcaacattttcaccaagggacttgcatctcttatgtatattaagaaataaatttgcaaataaaataacatcttcaataagggaattacaccaaccaaaataagaaaaataatagaaaaaatcTTCAATATATAGGTAAACacaccccataagtaaatgtagaattagataaactacaagttctcaaaaataaatcataaatgtcatgttttttctaagcagtgcttatgaaatttccatcacaaaagTAGTAAactgatttaaattgaatttaacaattatagaatagcataaatttttataatacatgCCCttcgtccatttttatttgtctattatactaaaaatatatgtccacttttaaaatatatgtccacttttacttgtaagttatatagtttgaaaaaccaagacataatttatcattttatacctattttacccttattattaagtactccaattcatttctcattttatttattgcttattaaaaGTGTctcaagtcaaatatagacaagtaaacatgggcggagggagtaataaacaaaagaaattataaacaaaaaagttgaattttgatctcaatccaaaattcccatttagATCCAGATTTTTtgatttaaatactcacagatttgaaattaagagaaatgcttaatttaagggattttgaagtttctaattgtgtgttctcgctagagatcacatataaaataatagaaaagaggaaagacaatataaataataaaaagataaatagaaaattgggagagCCAAAAAGAGAATTACTAgtacaaaggaagtaaaaagcACAAAGAAAAATGGGAGTCGGAAAATGTTCgagatagattcaaacttgtgtctaccagccgtggcacctttgtctaatttacGAATGGGGGTGacaggatcaaatatttaatctaatttaagcaaattacaacataagtatataaattttttattaatctaggggtgccatgccacccccACCCTAAAGGGTGGATCCACCCCTGCTCCCAAGGTACAATATCTAATTTCCAGACGGTCTCGGTCAGAGGCGGATCCGGGATTTAAGCTTTATGGGCACTTTTCAGgatttttagttaaaattattgtattttaaaagttatgggttcagcaattttaataaatatttatacataaatttgCGCTCCGCGTCTCCCACCTTGAAATAGAAATGATCTTTATTCTTTtgtcaacaaaaaaattattattcagTAAATAGTAAATAGAGAAttttctaattcaattattttatatatcaaTCAGAAAAGCGAGGAGAGTTCCATTGCGTATTGTGAGCTAATCAATATCAAATATGAAAGGAAAATCGTGAAATTATTCAATTAGATAATAATTGATtgaataatttgaaaataattcttttttcaatttgatTCAAATGGACCCTCACCAGTAATGCTACATACGCTCTTGCTCCTAGTTGCATTCGACATCGCATGGGATAAAAGCCCAACAAAAGCATATCGTTTGTGGTTTCAGGATCGGATTTGTGTGTTTAATGTTGATGACTTGAGACAACTGGTACTTGATAAGGTTCACGGTCCGAAATATTCTATTTACCCCTGGGTATACTatacaaagatgtatcgtgTGATCATAGAGTATCAGGTTCTTTCAAATTCTTATCTCCTATGTGATTGCAACAATAGAAGTGCTTGACCTCATTAAGGTTTGTAAGGTAATTAAGGTCTAGCCCCCCTTactcatacttttttttttttgagttcttttattattaataaaaaggtCACTCCGAGTGAATACCTGAGTGGTCCAATATTCCCAAAAAAAAGATGTATCGTGAAATATATGAATTTCATGTTAAAGGTTCCAAATCCAAATCTCGAACATGCAAAACTCAAATTACAAAATGTAAGACATCTTTATAAGTCTTATCTTTTTTCAATCTGCAGTCAAATTAgctttaccactaggaatgccTGTACCAGTACCAGATTCAATTGTTTGTCTAATACCTGCAACATCAGGTATCACTTGAATGAACAAGATCTTACTTAGACAAAATTATACTGACCAGTACATATAATTCTGACTTAATTATGCGGACCGGTACATGTGATAAAGTCTGAATAATCAAGAACCAGGTTACcagaaaaatccaaacaaaaTTTTTCCTGCATCGCATGATCATGGAAAAGTTAGAAGTATATCATCTTTTGATCCTGATCCATGTGCTTAGTGATCATTAGCTACTAAGAAATTAGAAGTATATTGTATTTCATCCTCATCCATGTGGCTAGTGATCATTAATTACTAAGAAGTTTGAAATATAAAATGCCTGATCCATGTGGTTAATAATCATTAGTTATTGAGAAGTCAGAAGTAAGTGTATCGCCATCTAATCCTGATCCATGTACCGTGGGTGCcctaatttcatttttatagaataattaagcttgttaaatcgaacaaatttgcCATAAGGCAACAATCTGATACAGTGCCGTGAAGCCTATACTTCAGTTACATTATATCCAAAGCCTAACAAGCACTAAATGGCTGCACCAAGAAAACTGAGAAAAGCCAACATTTCAAAGCCAATTTTTGCATACTATAAGCATGAAATTAAATTCCGGAACTTCCGAAAAAACAGAAAGACTCAATACATCCTTCCCTAGATAAGGACTTTATTATGTGGATATCGCCACTGTTAGTATTCAACTAAACAGCACTCACTCACATGTTATCAAAGGGGAATATATATTACAAGAACGCATCTGCACAACTGAACTAAAACTTACAGACTTCGTGGTCCCAAATATCTGCTACGCTTTTGTAAGGCCCATTGGTCTTGTTCACGAACAACTCTTCGCCATCTAGTACTCGCATCTGCACAAACAAAGAATATAAACTTGATAAAATCCAGCGTTGTGTATGGTCACCAAGCTTTATCCACTATAGCATTAAATTCAAAACGAACTATTTTTTGCCACATTTCTGTCATGGAACTTTACACACTACGcactacacactacaacattacattcacaaaataattttttttttataactttttatttttattttttaacattaCAATCAAATGTACCCGCCATAAAAAGGTCAACGCACTATTTTTAGTCACAATGTCACGATTTTGAGCCTGTTTGGATAAATTGCAAAAAAAACAATTTAGGTATGctgaaataatttataaaaaaaaaataagttagggtAGCCCAACGGGCACTTATTTTTTTGACTAATCAAGTACTCCCAAGCTTTATTATGCAGTTATTAAATAAGTACTGCCTAAATGgatcaattattttaattttattttgcaacaaaatgatttttagagGCCTTTCTCGCCGGAatagatgtccaaaagtttaaaaaacccttataatttgttttaagaacttataagccaatccaaacgggctctttaACCATTCTAACAGTATACTAGAAAAGTAAAAAGTTTCACCCACTACAATAGAGAATTCACCTTGAAGAATAAGTTCTCTTACAGTGTGTAAAATTTTGGTAGCTTTACTGTTATAGTAGGGAAAATTCAATAACTATACGGAAACGAACTGTGTATATTGACATACATCCAACATTACCAATTCAGAACTTGATACAAGTGAAACCAACAGGCAACAGTATTGTAGTATATGACGCTTCGAGTCTAAATGCCAAGAGAAAATTACCTGATCTGGGATATCAGAGATAGCTTTGAAGTCTAGCTCTGGAATTTCCCATGAGAACACTTTAATGTTCTCTTTGATTCTATCAGTGTGATCCGATTTGGGAATTGTACTGGTTCCTCTTTGTATAGCCCACCTCACAAGCACCTGCCCCGGGGTTTTATTAAGCTTTCCTGCCACCCTCTCCACTACCGGATGATGGATAAGATCAACTTCTCGCGAACCCAAAGGTGAATATGGCTGAAAACTTTGATAGTTAATACTACAAAATCATACagaacataaatatacatatatatgaaaaactaaCATATTATGAACCTATAATTTCAGAAGTGCGAACTTGAAAGCTGAACTCGTCGAGTACAAATTTTGGATTTGGCTGAATATGCCATGGAACATAACAGATGACAAAAGGTACATGTAGAATGGTTCAATGCACCACCTTTATATACAATTGGCCCGTTATAGGCCAAATGAAATTGTAGATAACAGTTATTAGGGGTTTAGGACATCAAAATTAGATATGCAAGTCTTGAGTCTGCGCGGTAGCTAGTACTGTTAGCGCGGAAACGATAAAAACACAGTAATTAACGTAATTCGGATCGATGTGATCCTAGTCCATGGAGAACGGCCGgcacttttattaatatcaagagagaaagtaagttacaagattGAATACTCTGAGGTTCTATGTTCTATTCTACTTAATAAATCCTAGCtaatatgtatttatactac
Coding sequences within it:
- the LOC132056915 gene encoding uncharacterized protein LOC132056915 — its product is MDHSTGKPGFVRNVLVRLCIFCVVIVCCRFAYVVTLKGETCDLGDFCFFALPENLNVISGVGQLAESISASMTEDAGNNAPAKPKKSGPIPELWAHKDFQKLAQFYSSVFQDLVSEGFLNPNSKTLCVETQKGADVFALREIGIEDSVGIYKKGLKPLVITSKGGKYPFDDETFDFVFSGNGMIDKSLKPGDFASEICRTLKPEGFLVVHTGSKDTYSFNSFLHLFNCCTLVKTRNIDDSSMSDSSVSSIREIVMKKVAGDVYNVDEVRGDSKNKCNVPDYKMKLIRNAEPLIKEEPKKPWITLKKNAQSIQYLPSMADISFKQRYVYVDVGSRSYGSSIVSWFKKQYPKQNKTFEIYAVEADKTFHGQYKEKKGVTLLPYAAWVRNETLSFEINQDPGHKDVPKGRGMGRIQPVESSGEAASEVDLIQGFDFAEWLKSAVSEKDYVVMKMDVEGTEFELIPRLIETGAICLIDEVFLECHYNRWQKCCPGERSSKYQNTYGQCLDLFTSLRESGVLVHQWW